One Cryptomeria japonica chromosome 9, Sugi_1.0, whole genome shotgun sequence genomic window carries:
- the LOC131059748 gene encoding uncharacterized protein LOC131059748 translates to MATTSSSTPQRTFKTDPNSPLWKYVKIIDQVKGGGTFLWICNFCSTKKTSSYSRVKAHFCAIPQQGIKPCLGKNGNGMSPQEIAGYIREQEEADARVGRASNHPLLTGRGSKSKRPPTSPSYSDFPDIVVESHPFLDPISEDPVIVKRSKGPLERAFKNDAREIADQSVGRCLYANGLSFNVVRSPYWKDMLKKVNEAPQGYTGPGYEKVRSTLLAKEVKNIDNALAPIRNSWKQTGVSIISDGWKDTKNRPLINVIAVCPKGAMFLKAVDCEGQVKDAQFIANILIQCIQDVGPQNVVQVITDNAKNCRAAGMLIETRFEHIFWTPCAVHSLNLMLQKIGRKIDWIKQIYVEAEEIQMFITNHNMSQAIFRSFSQLELLKVAETRFASNTIVLRRLVKVRQPLASMVISQSWSLWRQSNTERAANVKRMILDDIWWDRVEYLLSFTEPIMSMIRYTDMDHPCLGEVYDGIDSMIEKMKAIINAKEQDPKETFFKEVQSICVERWNKMTTPLHLLAFALTPKFYSDEMLAKPSRVPPYRDSEVSEGCRTALTKLFPDSEMEDLMTSEFADFVASNGQSVSALRDKYKKDSHAWWYLNGHTSPNLQTLAIKVLSQVASSSSSERNWSTYSFIHSVKRNRLAASKAEELVYVHSNLRLLTHKQNEYKDGSTKFWDVDPERTDLDFSAATQSLLSGESDSQCAASASGSEAACGSSTLPTSSNVNDDVDLDLPSDPYDAIADY, encoded by the exons ATGGCAACGACTAGTAGCTCTACTCCTCAACGGACTTTCAAaactgacccaaattcacctttatggaaatatgtcaaaataatagaccaagtaaaaggtggtggaacatttttatggatatgcaacttctgtagtacgaaaaaaactagctcctacagtcgtgtcaaagcccatttttgtgccattccccaacaaggaatcaaaccatgtctaggaaagaatggaaatgggatgtcacctcaagaaatagcaggatatattagagagcaagaggaagcagatgcaagagttggtcgtgcctcaaaccatcctttgttgacaggaagaggaagtaaatcaaagaggccccctacttctccatcttatagcgattttcctgatatcgtggtagagagccacccattcttggacccaattagtgaagaccctgttattgtgaagagaagcaagggaccattagagagagcatttaagaatgatgctagagagattgcagatcaatccgttggaagatgtctatatgcaaacggtttgtcatttaatgtggtacgatcaccatattggaaggatatgttgaaaaaggtaaatgaggctccacaagggtacacagggccaggttatgagaaggtgcgtagcaccttactagcaaaggaggtaaaaaacatagacaatgcattggctcccattagaaattcatggaaacaaacaggggtgtccatcatttcagatggatggaaggataccaaaaatcggccattaattaatgtaattgcagtgtgccctaaaggggcaatgtttctgaaagctgtggattgtgagggacaggtgaaggatgcacaatttattgctaacatccttatacaatgcattcaggatgtgggacctcaaaatgttgtccaagtaataacggacaatgcaaagaattgtagagctgcaggtatgttgattgagacacgatttgaacacatattttggacaccttgtgctgtccactctctcaacctcatgctacaaaagataggcaggaaaatagattggatcaaacaaatttatgttgaggctgaagagatccaaatgttcatcacaaaccataacatgtcacaggccattttcagatcattttcacagttggagttgctaaag gttgccgagacccgatttgcatccaacacaatcgtcttgaggcgacttgtgaaggtgcgacagccacttgctagcatggtaattagtcaaagttggtccctatggaggcaatccaatactgaaagggcagcaaatgtaaagcgcatgatcctagatgacatttggtgggatcgagtggaatatcttttgagtttcactgagcccatcatgagtatgatccgttatactgacatggatcacccatgtttgggagaggtatatgatggcattgactcgatgattgagaaaatgaaagccatcatcaatgcaaaagagcaagatcccaaagaaactttcttcaaagaggttcaatcaatttgtgttgagcggtggaacaaaatgaccaccccactacatcttcttgcatttgcattgactcccaaattttatagtgatgaaatgcttgctaagccatcaagggtaccaccatatagagattcagaagtcagtgaagggtgtaggacagcacttactaaactcttcccagattctgaaatggaggatttaatgacaagtgagtttgctgattttgtagcctccaatggtcaaagtgtttccgctctccgtgacaagtataaaaaggattctcatgcttggtggtacctcaatggccatacatcaccaaaccttcaaactcttgcaatcaaagttttatcgcaa gttgctagttcctcttcatctgagcgaaattggagcacatactcctttatccactcagtgaaacgcaaccgactggcagcaagtaaggcagaagagctcgtttatgtgcattcaaacttgcgccttcttactcataaacaaaatgagtataaggatgggagcacaaagttttgggatgtagatccagagcgaactgatttggatttttcagctgccacacaatctttactttctggggagtctgatagccaatgtgctgctagtgcaagtggcagtgaggctgcatgtggttccagtactctacctacatcatctaatgtcaatgatgatgttgatcttgatcttcctagtgacccatatgatgctattgctgattattag